The Erigeron canadensis isolate Cc75 chromosome 4, C_canadensis_v1, whole genome shotgun sequence genome window below encodes:
- the LOC122595975 gene encoding probable inactive nicotinamidase At3g16190 isoform X2, translating to MMAADNNKTALLVIDMQNDFVLSDGSMRVDGGLAIVPNVIKAVDVARHRGYLVTWVVREHDPSGRDVELFRRHLYGNGKPKPTSKGSKGAELVDGLVIKEEDYKVVKTRFSAFFATPLHSVLQGAGIDSLVIVGVQTPNCIRQTVFDAVELDYKSVTVIVDATAAATPDVHADHASTYTFVDEVRRHSSY from the exons ATGATGGCGGCTGATAACAACAAAACCGCTCTACTTGTCATTGATATGCAG AATGATTTTGTGTTGAGTGATGGGTCAATGCGTGTGGATGGTGGTCTAGCTATTGTTCCTAATGTTATCAAAGCTGTTGATGTTGCTAGACACCGAGGCTATCTTGTTACTTGG GTTGTACGAGAACATGACCCATCGGGAAGAGACGTTGAGCTATTTCGAAGGCATTTGTATGGCAATGGAAAACCAAAACCGACCTCAAAAGGGAGTAAGGGGGCTGAACTGGTTGATGGTCTTGTAATCAAAGAAGAAGATTATAAGGTGGTAAAAACTCGGTTTAGTGCATTTTTCGCTACACCCCTTCATTCAGTTCTTCAAGGAGCAGGGATCGACAGTTTGGTTATTGTTG GTGTTCAAACCCCCAATTGCATTAGGCAGACTGTTTTTGATGCTGTAGAACTGGATTACAAGTCTGTTACTGTTATTGTTGATGCCACAGCTGCTGCTACCCCCGATGTACATGCCG ATCACGCTTCCACATACACCTTTGTGGATGAAGTTAGACGACACAGTTCTTATTAG